From the Hymenobacter yonginensis genome, one window contains:
- a CDS encoding DUF2167 domain-containing protein: MKTLLLLWALLGLPAAVALATPTPPDSIDSERHYIDSVQATLHYQTGLITLPDGLGSITVPAGFRYLDAKQSEYVLTKLWGNPDGESLGMLFPAERGPLDENNWAFAVEYDPSGYVEDTDAAEIDYDDLLEDMKEATEESNAEREEAGFGRIMLIGWASKPFYDAKLNVLHWAKELRFAGTDYNTLNYNVRVLGRKGVLNLNAIGDMGQLPEIRRSIPQMIKSVEFAQGQQYADFDPKIDEVAAYGIGGLVAGKVLAKVGAFALLAKFWKVILAVVAGGWASIRRFFGGSSSDE; this comes from the coding sequence TTGAAAACACTCCTACTCCTATGGGCCCTGCTGGGCCTGCCCGCCGCCGTTGCCCTGGCCACCCCCACCCCACCCGACTCCATCGACAGTGAGCGGCACTACATCGACTCGGTGCAGGCCACCCTGCACTACCAGACCGGCCTAATTACGTTGCCCGACGGCTTGGGCTCCATTACAGTGCCGGCCGGCTTCCGCTACCTCGATGCCAAGCAGAGCGAGTACGTGCTGACCAAGCTCTGGGGCAACCCCGATGGCGAGTCGCTGGGCATGCTGTTCCCGGCCGAACGCGGCCCACTCGATGAAAACAACTGGGCCTTCGCCGTCGAGTACGACCCTTCGGGCTACGTGGAAGACACCGACGCGGCCGAAATCGACTACGACGACCTGCTGGAGGACATGAAGGAGGCAACCGAGGAAAGCAACGCCGAGCGTGAGGAAGCCGGCTTCGGCCGCATCATGCTCATCGGCTGGGCGTCCAAGCCCTTCTACGATGCCAAGCTCAACGTGCTGCACTGGGCCAAGGAGCTGCGCTTTGCCGGCACCGACTACAACACGCTCAACTACAACGTGCGCGTGCTCGGCCGCAAAGGCGTGCTCAACCTCAACGCCATCGGCGACATGGGCCAGCTGCCGGAAATCCGCCGCAGCATCCCGCAGATGATCAAGAGCGTGGAGTTTGCCCAGGGCCAGCAATACGCCGACTTCGACCCCAAAATCGACGAGGTGGCCGCTTACGGCATCGGCGGGCTGGTGGCGGGCAAGGTGCTGGCCAAGGTGGGCGCCTTTGCGCTGCTGGCCAAGTTCTGGAAGGTGATTCTGGCGGTGGTGGCCGGCGGCTGGGCCTCCATCCGCCGGTTCTTCGGCGGCAGCTCCTCCGACGAGTAG
- a CDS encoding TVP38/TMEM64 family protein translates to MALLAGLPFVGSSSLGFLLYRNQELLQHPTLLQAVLYFVVIGVAMAFSLLHTTLAVLITGFYFGWAGFPGMLIAYTLAALTGYQVASSLDHGKMLAFLQRFPKAAAVMREMKTDSWKLVFLLRISPVTPFALMTFILAVMGVDRRRFLLASIVGMLPRSLFFYWLGTKAQDIMLLLRDPGTGNAGKVLVAVLVTVSLFGLYYLFNRAMQRALRQGTKIE, encoded by the coding sequence ATGGCGCTGCTGGCGGGTTTGCCGTTTGTGGGCAGTTCGTCGCTGGGGTTCCTGCTCTACCGCAACCAGGAGCTGCTGCAGCACCCCACGCTGCTGCAGGCGGTGCTGTACTTCGTGGTTATCGGGGTGGCCATGGCGTTTTCGCTGCTGCACACCACGCTGGCCGTGCTCATCACCGGGTTTTACTTCGGCTGGGCCGGCTTCCCGGGCATGCTCATCGCCTACACGCTGGCGGCCCTCACCGGCTACCAGGTAGCCTCCAGCCTCGACCACGGCAAGATGCTGGCGTTTCTGCAGCGCTTCCCCAAAGCCGCCGCCGTCATGCGCGAAATGAAGACCGACAGCTGGAAGCTGGTGTTTCTGCTCCGCATCTCCCCGGTCACGCCGTTTGCCCTGATGACGTTCATTCTGGCCGTGATGGGCGTGGATCGGCGCCGGTTTCTGCTGGCTTCCATCGTGGGGATGCTGCCGCGCAGCCTGTTTTTCTACTGGCTCGGCACCAAAGCCCAGGATATTATGCTGCTGCTCCGCGACCCGGGCACTGGCAACGCCGGCAAAGTGCTGGTGGCGGTGCTGGTCACGGTGTCGCTGTTTGGCCTGTATTACCTTTTCAACCGCGCTATGCAGCGCGCGCTACGCCAAGGCACGAAAATCGAGTAA
- a CDS encoding transposase yields the protein MDRSSGGFCMKVHAVVDALANCLHLVLTPGKAADSPQLSGLLAAQPSTVVADKAYDTNNILEAITLRQAAAVIPPEVNRLNQRDYFLAA from the coding sequence ATAGACCGTTCAAGCGGTGGGTTTTGCATGAAAGTACACGCCGTGGTGGATGCTCTGGCTAACTGCCTGCACTTGGTGCTAACGCCGGGCAAAGCCGCCGACAGCCCGCAGTTGTCCGGCCTACTGGCCGCACAGCCCAGCACGGTGGTGGCTGACAAAGCGTACGACACCAATAATATACTGGAAGCCATTACCCTTCGTCAGGCCGCCGCCGTCATTCCGCCTGAAGTCAACCGGTTGAACCAGCGCGACTACTTTTTGGCCGCCTGA
- a CDS encoding GAP1-N1 domain-containing protein: MPAAPVIIQQAYYGAVRGTSHGYLASSTSLSEQLQNFLPGFTDRPGNDVIPPGISSYLSAATTAGYFLLSRTWPDVATARSGMVFTHVLLLPLEAVPSLPDLGAVLSLLLPVLPAAANRTNLAPVSFLPAERIELPLAPVSGSLQQVGEQLFSGVPSVAVIAEPEQMEALLVRLWNGMLPSLRPLLTWATRFSPPASETVSSLLIGVPPVVAGRWSGRSLITIADADPVSDLSPQEHLLWNAAEATPFRVFLDVLEVAPVQFRALTQYERAFTNYGRLAELPATEMMSLARDVAVLQPAPSKGVSVKAAVLQCVAKVIATTPEPPLRMLRKFSLRPFADASALEAAVATRVKNLLTAATSSDDAITETFDLDTGPNAAENQQWLRTGIDATLAALLRQPTPTLTRAWWLGVQHYDDTRKKLLATLASAPETASLLAATVPAVLDKVVAEPLLALSRKRGWWELHAAVAAVTLPPAEALQRQVAAESTHRSHTSPHVAKLAQTVADDDLLDLALATDNSQLMELAGVACVRRPSLLASLDLAQRAWRQIWECAVHHSTRLTAGLTTPAATVDAYLGLLVENPTDSFPLLPLIAKSSFANVLHHPQRPALWSLLPSAFRPAFLLATANALIVELVRGQHPQLIESTLRQEVQKPTFTTRLLYTYRADPTAVLAVQAVCDNLTDYYLADYVANLTVIDSRAAVALGRLINSKRWSQSAQKVADKAKYQKHFHLALAECESQLGGWKHLFTSLFTGGADYKSSTLVPPTQLSPSNMSTEVLIMTALGLEFNAVQQILTETQPTRHPETGTRYTRGIFNHNERKFSVALAESGAGNVDAAQATERALSYFKPRYAFFVGVGGGIKDVNLGDVVASSEILHYEGGKDGEEYKSRIKTHSGAHELTELAKFIANNKMWQHRLGPANDYKAEVKPIAAGEKVVASNRSATFKLIAQSVSQAIAVEMEGYGFLAPVHSHHAKGIVIRGISDLLVNKTASDQAGWQPIAAANAAAFAAEMLARLLDDQISTNTIAQVAPVAAHPQSEVVVINALSAADTLAELLVSAPSRGKLSAILADLYERGPEERQVWKRAGGRVGFLKQTDDGDTQWHHALENLAKGGSNTITIRSLLETVKTDFPSSPVMQHYYGLL, encoded by the coding sequence ATGCCCGCCGCGCCCGTCATTATTCAGCAAGCCTACTACGGGGCAGTTAGGGGCACTTCGCACGGCTACCTGGCCAGCAGTACTTCGCTCAGTGAGCAGCTACAGAACTTTCTGCCTGGCTTTACTGACCGCCCTGGCAACGATGTAATTCCGCCGGGCATTTCTTCCTATCTGTCCGCCGCTACCACTGCTGGATATTTCCTGCTTAGCCGCACATGGCCCGACGTGGCTACTGCTCGCTCCGGCATGGTTTTTACGCACGTACTGCTACTGCCATTGGAGGCGGTACCCAGTCTGCCCGACCTAGGGGCAGTGCTGTCCCTGCTGCTGCCGGTGCTACCCGCTGCTGCCAACCGTACCAATCTAGCCCCTGTTTCATTTTTGCCAGCCGAGCGAATTGAATTACCCCTTGCGCCGGTATCTGGTAGCTTGCAGCAGGTTGGCGAGCAGCTATTCAGTGGGGTGCCGTCGGTGGCAGTAATCGCCGAGCCGGAGCAGATGGAGGCATTACTGGTACGTCTGTGGAATGGTATGCTGCCTAGCCTACGCCCGTTGCTGACATGGGCAACCCGCTTTAGTCCGCCGGCTTCTGAGACCGTTAGCAGCCTTTTGATTGGCGTACCGCCAGTGGTGGCGGGGCGTTGGTCTGGCCGGTCGCTGATTACCATTGCTGACGCAGATCCTGTTAGTGATTTATCGCCTCAAGAGCATCTGCTCTGGAATGCAGCCGAAGCCACCCCGTTTCGCGTTTTCCTAGACGTTTTGGAGGTTGCGCCAGTTCAGTTTCGTGCCCTCACGCAGTACGAACGGGCTTTCACAAACTACGGGCGTTTGGCTGAGTTACCCGCGACTGAGATGATGTCACTGGCGCGTGATGTGGCAGTGCTTCAGCCCGCACCATCCAAAGGGGTATCCGTGAAAGCTGCCGTGCTACAGTGCGTGGCCAAAGTCATTGCTACGACCCCTGAGCCTCCACTGAGAATGCTGCGAAAATTTTCACTGAGGCCCTTTGCCGACGCCTCAGCATTGGAAGCCGCCGTTGCCACCCGTGTAAAAAATCTGTTAACGGCCGCGACCAGTTCGGATGACGCCATAACTGAAACCTTCGACCTCGATACGGGACCAAACGCCGCGGAAAATCAGCAGTGGTTGCGAACGGGGATAGATGCTACCCTTGCTGCCCTGTTGCGGCAGCCCACGCCAACCTTAACCCGCGCATGGTGGCTGGGAGTGCAGCACTACGACGACACTCGTAAAAAGCTGCTCGCCACATTGGCTTCGGCTCCTGAAACGGCTTCACTGCTCGCCGCCACGGTGCCGGCTGTACTTGACAAAGTGGTTGCTGAACCGCTACTTGCCCTGAGCCGCAAGCGTGGCTGGTGGGAATTACACGCCGCTGTAGCTGCAGTAACTCTGCCTCCAGCCGAGGCCTTACAACGCCAGGTAGCAGCAGAAAGCACTCACCGTAGTCATACATCACCGCATGTGGCGAAGCTTGCCCAGACCGTGGCGGATGACGACCTGCTGGACCTAGCCCTAGCAACCGACAACAGCCAGTTGATGGAATTGGCGGGCGTTGCGTGCGTCAGAAGACCTTCATTGCTGGCCAGCCTTGACCTCGCGCAACGCGCTTGGCGACAAATCTGGGAGTGCGCGGTACATCATTCAACTCGGCTAACTGCGGGTCTGACTACCCCCGCTGCAACGGTTGACGCTTACTTAGGATTGCTGGTCGAAAACCCGACTGATTCTTTCCCGTTGCTGCCTCTTATTGCCAAGTCGTCGTTTGCCAACGTGTTACACCATCCCCAGCGTCCGGCGTTGTGGTCACTGCTTCCGTCTGCCTTTCGTCCGGCTTTCTTGCTGGCAACCGCTAATGCTCTCATTGTCGAACTGGTGCGTGGACAGCATCCTCAACTCATAGAAAGCACCTTACGTCAAGAAGTACAAAAGCCAACATTCACCACTCGGCTGCTTTACACATACCGCGCCGACCCTACGGCCGTTCTCGCCGTGCAGGCTGTCTGCGACAACCTGACCGACTATTACCTAGCTGACTATGTGGCAAACCTCACAGTTATTGATTCGAGAGCCGCGGTAGCTCTCGGTCGGCTCATTAACAGTAAAAGATGGTCGCAGTCTGCGCAGAAAGTAGCGGACAAGGCTAAGTACCAAAAGCATTTCCACCTTGCTCTGGCCGAATGCGAAAGTCAGCTTGGTGGATGGAAACACTTGTTCACCAGTCTATTCACAGGGGGGGCTGACTACAAGTCTTCAACCCTGGTTCCACCGACCCAACTTTCACCCTCCAACATGTCAACCGAAGTTCTAATAATGACCGCGCTCGGTCTAGAATTTAACGCTGTACAGCAAATTCTAACGGAAACGCAGCCCACAAGACACCCTGAAACGGGTACCCGCTACACGCGAGGGATTTTCAACCACAACGAGCGTAAGTTCTCAGTTGCCTTGGCCGAGTCTGGTGCGGGAAACGTAGATGCCGCTCAGGCCACCGAGCGTGCCCTTTCCTACTTCAAGCCCCGCTACGCCTTCTTCGTGGGCGTAGGAGGCGGCATTAAAGACGTGAACCTCGGTGATGTTGTCGCCTCATCCGAAATATTGCACTACGAGGGTGGGAAGGACGGCGAAGAGTACAAATCCCGTATCAAGACTCATTCTGGAGCGCACGAGCTTACAGAGTTGGCTAAATTCATTGCTAACAACAAAATGTGGCAACATCGACTTGGACCAGCTAATGATTACAAAGCCGAAGTAAAGCCCATTGCCGCCGGCGAGAAAGTAGTAGCTTCCAACCGCTCCGCCACCTTTAAGCTAATCGCCCAAAGTGTAAGTCAAGCCATTGCTGTAGAAATGGAAGGGTATGGGTTCCTAGCTCCCGTTCACTCGCACCACGCAAAAGGCATCGTCATCCGCGGTATTTCCGACCTGCTGGTGAATAAGACAGCTTCCGACCAAGCCGGTTGGCAACCCATTGCCGCCGCTAACGCCGCCGCTTTCGCTGCCGAGATGCTGGCCCGACTTCTGGATGACCAAATCAGTACAAACACTATTGCACAAGTTGCCCCAGTTGCAGCGCATCCGCAGTCAGAAGTTGTGGTAATCAATGCTTTATCCGCCGCCGATACGCTTGCTGAGCTATTAGTTTCCGCGCCGAGTAGGGGTAAACTCTCCGCCATTCTTGCCGATTTGTATGAAAGAGGGCCGGAGGAGCGACAAGTATGGAAGCGGGCTGGCGGTAGAGTTGGTTTCTTAAAACAAACAGATGACGGTGATACGCAATGGCATCACGCCCTCGAAAATTTAGCAAAGGGTGGCAGTAACACCATTACCATCCGCTCCCTACTTGAAACCGTGAAAACTGATTTCCCATCAAGCCCAGTGATGCAGCATTACTACGGGTTGCTGTGA
- a CDS encoding TRAFAC clade GTPase domain-containing protein: MSHQLLILGGPHVGKTHYVGQLYLRLTDRRRAPQYALQMAAPPTDLTAINHIIERLREGRSAGHTPSGFNEEISFTVTNLQGQEVALTFPDYAGEQVQRIVNQYLISPRWQELITQADEWLLFIRPDEVKSLEDVTNRSRSHLIEQRPRAKEALANGELSDPAFYIELLQMLRYVRGQSALILARQPRLTVALTCWDTLPNVADAPRPADQLRSCLPFLADFLAATWEPNALRILGVSSTETTLDPDMPNEDFVDGPEQKGYVVLADGTHSPDLTLLVAS, from the coding sequence ATGTCCCATCAACTACTGATTCTGGGCGGTCCTCACGTTGGCAAAACGCACTACGTCGGCCAGCTCTACCTGCGCCTCACCGATAGGCGGCGGGCACCGCAGTACGCACTGCAAATGGCTGCCCCACCCACTGACCTAACGGCCATCAACCACATCATCGAACGTCTGCGTGAAGGCCGATCGGCCGGGCACACCCCGAGTGGGTTCAATGAGGAAATTAGCTTCACCGTGACCAACCTTCAGGGACAGGAAGTAGCGCTTACGTTCCCGGACTACGCCGGCGAACAGGTGCAGCGCATTGTCAATCAATACCTTATTTCACCGCGTTGGCAGGAGCTGATTACGCAGGCCGACGAGTGGTTGCTGTTTATTCGGCCGGACGAAGTCAAGTCTCTCGAAGATGTTACTAACCGGTCCCGCTCACACCTCATCGAGCAGCGGCCCCGAGCTAAAGAGGCACTGGCTAACGGCGAGCTGTCGGACCCAGCTTTTTACATCGAGCTGTTGCAAATGCTGCGCTATGTTAGGGGGCAGTCGGCACTTATCCTCGCCCGGCAACCGCGCCTAACAGTGGCGCTTACCTGCTGGGATACCCTGCCCAACGTAGCCGATGCCCCTCGTCCTGCCGACCAACTCCGTAGCTGCCTGCCTTTCCTAGCCGATTTCCTAGCGGCTACCTGGGAGCCTAACGCGCTACGTATCCTGGGTGTCTCATCTACCGAAACTACGCTCGACCCCGACATGCCCAACGAAGATTTTGTAGATGGTCCCGAGCAAAAAGGCTACGTGGTGCTAGCGGATGGCACGCACAGCCCCGATCTCACCCTGTTAGTAGCTTCCTGA
- a CDS encoding TRAFAC clade GTPase domain-containing protein, protein MITCTQTYCHPEESGCAEEGGGDGTKCKFRKKAANQAESGKAAALGPSEVTELPAGFRVSWTGSPLGAQDMRLLTARSRVLCIGLVGAANAGKTTFLALLYALLRQGQGIPGYRFAGSYTLPGWEAIASYLTFKESRTDIQFPPHTSRSTGRDEGRVPGILHLALRSEDEPAAVLDVLFTDAPGEWFTDWIIKHDSDTAAGARWVYQHSRAFLLFADRERLTGTQRGQARGEIKELADRLTHRLGSRPLGLVWTKADVPNERPQFLTDISQHLQHAAPRHYREFEVSVELSGADRWHPQVLDSVAWLLDTHCRELGTTPPVPVPSTTEQDLFLLRRQVIR, encoded by the coding sequence ATGATAACGTGCACCCAAACCTATTGCCACCCCGAGGAGTCGGGTTGCGCTGAAGAAGGTGGCGGCGACGGAACCAAGTGCAAGTTTCGAAAGAAAGCAGCCAACCAAGCCGAATCTGGTAAAGCCGCCGCGTTAGGGCCGAGCGAGGTTACGGAGCTGCCGGCCGGCTTTCGGGTGAGTTGGACGGGCAGCCCGCTAGGGGCGCAGGATATGCGCCTGCTTACGGCCCGCTCACGGGTGCTATGCATTGGGCTAGTAGGGGCGGCCAATGCTGGCAAAACCACGTTTCTAGCCCTTCTCTACGCGCTGCTTCGGCAGGGGCAAGGCATTCCGGGCTACAGGTTTGCGGGCTCTTATACACTGCCCGGTTGGGAGGCTATTGCCAGCTACCTTACCTTCAAGGAAAGCCGAACAGATATTCAGTTTCCACCGCACACCAGCCGAAGCACCGGTAGAGATGAGGGCCGCGTACCGGGTATTCTGCACTTGGCCTTGCGGTCAGAAGATGAGCCGGCGGCCGTACTCGATGTCCTCTTCACCGATGCGCCCGGGGAGTGGTTTACCGACTGGATTATCAAGCACGACTCCGATACTGCTGCGGGTGCCCGCTGGGTTTATCAGCACAGCCGCGCCTTCCTGCTATTTGCCGACCGTGAACGTCTTACTGGAACCCAGCGTGGTCAGGCCCGCGGGGAAATCAAGGAGTTGGCTGACCGGCTCACGCACCGGCTCGGTTCCCGTCCGCTAGGACTAGTGTGGACCAAAGCCGATGTGCCTAATGAGCGTCCGCAGTTTCTGACCGATATCAGTCAGCACCTGCAACACGCCGCCCCGCGCCATTACCGCGAGTTCGAAGTTAGCGTGGAACTGAGCGGGGCCGACCGCTGGCACCCGCAGGTGCTGGACAGTGTGGCGTGGCTGCTTGATACGCACTGCCGCGAACTAGGCACCACGCCGCCGGTGCCAGTGCCGTCCACTACTGAACAAGACCTTTTTCTGCTACGTCGCCAAGTAATCCGCTGA
- a CDS encoding GTPase-associated system all-helical protein GASH: MSVNPLFDLWHENDFFGIGDDDTRREQLLKAVGDLVKLFKKTPSQIRCYTLVALDAHVAEDSPLLVATYEVIKKHWPGAGGKFRGAMPRQTVRGVMLSALYERAAEDMTALKVLYYTASGYYHFADFGSEQPAIELLLEKFGSELEVHAVAEWSLEQTALTPQIEPFKLSGFKFGSAKVDNDKLRVEMTNSVQSLEIETAYRNTQEPSADWYENFGIKASAGITSAVETALQSFSQSLSTVSLEAEVNKFFGSVSKAITDTLAKSHQSLKAVERRSQLLWWKETLYSTTLRRSYRDLDAALLPAVMAVELAKLVPDTIPVSVDFLLTDTYRAVVGGKPEPQTLADLVAVFAVDENRAALRQSLPLVMTACAERTTLTAFLTQVLHQHAAPEQLQDRTGLRSDHPAAPDQLAVILLHDLLTDRLLASRL, encoded by the coding sequence ATGTCTGTCAATCCCCTTTTTGACCTCTGGCACGAAAACGACTTCTTCGGCATCGGAGACGATGATACGCGCCGCGAACAACTTCTAAAAGCTGTTGGGGACTTGGTCAAACTTTTCAAGAAAACTCCCAGCCAGATACGCTGCTACACGCTAGTAGCTCTCGATGCCCACGTGGCGGAGGACAGTCCCTTACTGGTTGCTACGTATGAGGTAATAAAAAAACACTGGCCGGGAGCTGGCGGCAAGTTCAGGGGAGCCATGCCCCGTCAAACAGTGCGGGGAGTTATGTTGAGCGCCCTGTACGAGCGAGCAGCGGAAGACATGACGGCTTTAAAAGTCCTCTACTACACCGCCAGCGGATATTACCATTTCGCGGACTTCGGCTCGGAGCAACCTGCTATCGAACTGCTGCTAGAGAAGTTCGGCAGCGAGTTGGAGGTGCATGCTGTTGCGGAGTGGTCATTAGAGCAGACAGCGTTGACACCTCAGATTGAGCCGTTTAAACTGAGCGGATTTAAATTTGGGAGTGCCAAGGTGGACAATGACAAGTTGCGAGTTGAAATGACCAACTCAGTGCAGTCCCTAGAGATAGAAACCGCTTACAGAAATACTCAGGAACCTTCAGCTGATTGGTATGAGAACTTTGGCATAAAAGCGTCCGCTGGCATTACGTCAGCCGTTGAAACCGCTCTGCAAAGTTTCAGCCAGTCGCTTTCTACTGTAAGCTTAGAGGCAGAAGTCAACAAGTTCTTCGGCTCTGTCAGCAAAGCCATAACCGACACACTTGCCAAATCGCATCAGTCGCTGAAGGCGGTGGAGCGGCGTAGCCAGTTACTGTGGTGGAAGGAAACGCTGTACTCCACTACGCTCCGCCGAAGCTACCGTGACCTGGATGCTGCCCTATTACCCGCCGTGATGGCCGTAGAATTGGCGAAGCTGGTACCCGATACCATTCCGGTGAGCGTAGATTTTCTGCTAACTGATACCTACCGCGCTGTGGTGGGTGGCAAACCCGAACCCCAAACGCTGGCCGATTTGGTTGCGGTCTTTGCCGTCGATGAAAACCGCGCGGCATTGCGTCAGTCATTACCATTGGTAATGACTGCCTGTGCCGAGCGCACCACTCTCACGGCGTTTCTTACTCAAGTACTGCACCAGCACGCCGCCCCTGAACAGTTACAAGACCGCACCGGCTTGCGCTCTGACCATCCTGCCGCCCCTGACCAACTAGCTGTCATTCTGCTTCACGATTTACTCACCGACCGCCTGCTGGCTTCCCGCTTATGA